Proteins encoded in a region of the Myxococcales bacterium genome:
- a CDS encoding BolA family transcriptional regulator, with the protein MSEHPTDFQGSVLDALRTSIQGALPDAQVEASGGGGHYSLVVTSTAFAGKGPVDAQRLVYSAIAHLMKGDRAPVHAVDSLKTKAPR; encoded by the coding sequence ATGAGCGAGCACCCCACCGACTTCCAGGGCAGCGTCCTCGACGCCCTCCGAACCAGCATCCAAGGGGCCCTCCCCGACGCGCAGGTGGAGGCCTCCGGCGGGGGCGGCCATTACAGCCTGGTCGTCACCTCCACCGCGTTCGCCGGCAAGGGTCCGGTCGACGCGCAGCGCCTCGTGTACTCGGCGATCGCCCACCTCATGAAGGGCGATCGCGCGCCCGTGCACGCCGTCGACTCGCTGAAGACCAAGGCGCCCCGCTGA
- a CDS encoding metal ABC transporter ATP-binding protein, with amino-acid sequence MSAGPPSSLSDRPRGPASRRLEPTTFHGTRPPDEGPRALDVRGVSVSFGKRAVLEDVTFHVPVGEFLCLSGPNGAGKSTLLKCVLGLLTPTKGSIRIAGLPVAEGRAKVGYVPQRKAFDRDFPATPLDVVVANLRGRWPLVIRRHERDVAMAALERCGAARLAGASMRDLSGGETQRVFLARALVTKPALLILDEPTAGVDVGGRAAIVDLMAEISASETMAAVLVTHNLQAIARCAERVVYLERTVRAWGLWSELSNVSDLSAIQVGDHKTMALDGD; translated from the coding sequence GTGAGCGCGGGACCGCCCTCGTCGCTCTCGGACCGCCCTCGTGGGCCCGCCTCGCGGCGGCTCGAGCCCACGACGTTTCACGGCACGCGTCCGCCCGACGAGGGGCCCCGCGCGCTCGACGTGCGAGGCGTGAGCGTGTCGTTCGGCAAGCGCGCGGTGCTCGAGGACGTCACCTTCCACGTACCCGTGGGCGAGTTCCTCTGCCTCTCCGGCCCGAACGGCGCCGGCAAGAGCACCCTGCTCAAGTGCGTGCTCGGCTTGCTCACGCCCACCAAGGGTTCGATCCGCATCGCCGGGCTCCCGGTCGCCGAGGGCCGGGCCAAGGTGGGGTACGTGCCCCAGCGCAAGGCGTTCGATCGCGATTTCCCCGCCACTCCCCTCGACGTCGTGGTCGCCAACCTCCGAGGGCGGTGGCCGCTCGTCATTCGCAGGCACGAACGCGACGTGGCCATGGCTGCCCTCGAGCGCTGCGGCGCGGCCCGCCTCGCGGGCGCCTCCATGCGCGATCTGTCGGGCGGCGAGACCCAGCGCGTGTTCCTCGCGCGTGCGCTCGTGACCAAGCCGGCGCTCCTCATCTTGGACGAGCCTACCGCGGGCGTCGACGTGGGCGGCCGCGCCGCCATCGTCGATCTGATGGCGGAGATCAGCGCCAGCGAGACCATGGCCGCCGTGTTGGTGACGCACAACCTTCAGGCCATCGCGCGCTGCGCGGAGCGCGTCGTGTACCTCGAGCGGACGGTCCGCGCGTGGGGCCTCTGGAGCGAGCTGTCCAACGTCTCCGACCTCTCCGCCATCCAGGTCGGCGACCACAAGACCATGGCGCTCGACGGCGACTGA
- a CDS encoding endonuclease/exonuclease/phosphatase family protein: MRVVSYNVRYFGHGTRGVASTEGGMRRIAAAVARLDPLPDVLMLQEIETRSLRSNALHWGRGAPQIETFSSVLAAELALKRTTLDAYAPHYFPAHVYGLKASPVYTTGLAILVRKSLPVLHAKAEDITQREGYWFPSLKQTRLCAHVRVAHPKLGEIDLFNTHLSLPQAFSRQFWRRGDKMGHGENQLAEIEALLAFVRAHRGGGGLVLAGDFNAAPGSPVIQRVSDEGLRHALTDLHGLDEAGLKAFPTAGFMHLRMHIDHAFTSPELVFHELHETFPFGKREGHFWGLSDHMPLVGSVTRKEAATEPQGARAEG; the protein is encoded by the coding sequence ATGCGCGTCGTATCCTACAATGTGCGATACTTCGGCCACGGCACGCGCGGCGTCGCGAGCACCGAGGGCGGCATGCGCCGCATCGCCGCGGCCGTCGCGAGGCTCGATCCGCTCCCCGACGTGCTCATGCTCCAAGAGATCGAGACGCGATCGCTCCGGTCGAACGCGCTGCACTGGGGCCGCGGCGCCCCGCAGATCGAGACGTTCTCCAGCGTGCTCGCGGCCGAGCTCGCCCTGAAGCGCACGACGCTCGACGCGTACGCACCTCACTACTTCCCGGCGCACGTGTACGGCCTGAAGGCGAGCCCGGTGTACACGACCGGCCTCGCCATCCTCGTGCGCAAGAGCCTGCCGGTTCTGCACGCCAAGGCCGAGGACATCACCCAGCGCGAGGGCTACTGGTTCCCCTCGCTGAAGCAGACGCGGCTCTGCGCGCACGTGCGCGTCGCGCACCCGAAGCTCGGCGAGATCGATCTGTTCAACACGCACCTGTCGCTGCCGCAGGCGTTCTCGCGCCAGTTCTGGCGACGCGGCGACAAGATGGGGCACGGAGAAAACCAGCTCGCCGAGATCGAGGCGCTGCTCGCGTTCGTCCGCGCCCACCGGGGCGGAGGAGGCCTCGTGCTCGCGGGCGACTTCAACGCGGCGCCCGGCTCACCGGTCATCCAGCGGGTCTCGGACGAGGGACTGCGGCACGCCCTGACCGACCTCCACGGCCTCGACGAGGCGGGGCTCAAGGCGTTCCCGACGGCCGGATTCATGCACCTGCGCATGCACATCGACCACGCCTTCACGAGCCCCGAGCTCGTGTTCCACGAGCTCCACGAGACCTTCCCGTTCGGCAAGCGCGAGGGGCACTTCTGGGGGCTCTCGGACCACATGCCGCTCGTCGGCAGCGTGACGCGCAAGGAAGCCGCGACCGAGCCGCAGGGAGCGCGCGCCGAGGGCTGA
- a CDS encoding DUF4177 domain-containing protein, whose translation MTIWTYRRLTMDVLDIEKLEFEGRLNALGADGWELVSSFDREKGGNSKEVYFIFKRPA comes from the coding sequence ATGACGATCTGGACCTATCGGCGCCTCACCATGGATGTCCTCGACATCGAGAAGCTGGAGTTCGAGGGCCGCCTCAACGCCCTGGGGGCCGACGGCTGGGAGTTGGTCTCGAGCTTCGATCGCGAGAAGGGCGGGAACTCGAAGGAGGTCTACTTCATTTTCAAGCGCCCGGCTTAG
- a CDS encoding zinc ABC transporter substrate-binding protein: protein MHRLARPALTLLLALAAVCSLTLSGCKSCGGGPAGKTRVAVSIYPVYDLVKRVAGPDADVSLLLPPGKNEHTFDPTPHDVEEVAKSSLGVMVGLGLDPWMERLMKDAAPKAKLLRVGDRVPTRKVELEAIGEEEAHHHGEKHGGKDDDDDHDHEKGALDPHVWLDPQNARLIVRAFAEEIAKLDAAHAVAYRQRASALEDSLEALDKELEARTKALPKKGFVTFHGSFGYFAARYGLTVLAVIEPFPGATPTGDYVQKVLTVIKAKQVPALYSEPQLDPRPAKVLSDEAKVPLGVLDPVGGGAETDSYEKTLRFNVAQLEKYQK from the coding sequence ATGCACCGCCTCGCTCGCCCCGCGCTCACGTTGCTCCTCGCGCTCGCGGCCGTGTGCTCCCTCACGCTCTCCGGCTGCAAGAGCTGCGGCGGGGGACCCGCGGGAAAGACCCGCGTCGCGGTGTCGATTTACCCCGTGTACGACCTCGTGAAGCGGGTCGCGGGGCCCGACGCCGACGTCTCGCTGCTCCTCCCTCCGGGCAAGAACGAGCACACGTTCGACCCCACGCCTCACGACGTGGAGGAGGTCGCCAAGTCGAGCCTCGGCGTGATGGTGGGCCTCGGGCTCGACCCGTGGATGGAGCGCCTCATGAAGGACGCCGCGCCGAAGGCCAAGCTCCTCCGCGTGGGCGATCGCGTGCCCACCCGCAAGGTCGAGCTCGAGGCGATCGGCGAGGAAGAGGCTCACCATCATGGCGAGAAACACGGCGGGAAGGACGACGACGACGATCACGACCACGAGAAGGGCGCGCTCGATCCCCACGTTTGGCTCGACCCGCAGAACGCGCGCCTCATCGTGCGCGCGTTCGCCGAGGAGATCGCCAAGCTCGACGCCGCGCACGCCGTCGCGTACCGCCAGCGCGCCTCCGCCCTCGAAGACTCTCTCGAGGCGCTCGACAAGGAGCTCGAGGCGCGCACGAAGGCGCTCCCGAAGAAGGGCTTCGTCACCTTCCACGGCAGCTTCGGCTATTTCGCGGCACGCTACGGGCTCACGGTGCTGGCCGTCATCGAGCCGTTCCCCGGCGCGACGCCCACGGGCGACTACGTGCAGAAGGTGCTGACGGTCATCAAGGCCAAGCAGGTGCCCGCGCTCTACAGCGAGCCGCAGCTCGACCCGAGGCCAGCGAAGGTGCTCTCCGACGAGGCCAAGGTCCCGCTGGGGGTGCTCGACCCCGTGGGCGGCGGCGCCGAGACCGACAGCTACGAGAAGACCCTCCGCTTCAACGTGGCGCAGCTCGAGAAGTATCAGAAGTGA
- a CDS encoding arginine N-succinyltransferase gives MLDYEIRGALPSDEEQILSVARHLNTVNLPDDREGVRLILDAAHKSFTGATKDPKRREYVFVLVDKTQDKIIGTSMIFGQLGRREAPYIYLDVIDEERYSQTLDKHFKHTTLSIGYSYDGPTEIGGLVLLPDYRRVPERLGQFVSYVRFLFIKMHRELFRDELLAELLPPLEKDGTSHLWEALGRHFTDMTYADADRLSKRNKEFIRALFPEGTLYASLLPKLAQEVIGKVGAQTRGVEKMLRRIGFRYAERVDPFDGGPHFTALTDEVTLVQRTEKSRISRLVPASEPTKTRALVARHLESAPYFRAVLSPVRAGPGDEECEIGALAAEHLELAVGDDAWVLPLD, from the coding sequence ATGCTCGACTACGAGATACGCGGCGCGCTGCCCTCCGACGAGGAGCAAATCCTCTCGGTCGCGCGCCACCTGAATACAGTCAACTTACCTGACGACAGGGAAGGGGTGCGGCTCATTCTGGACGCCGCGCACAAGAGCTTCACGGGCGCCACGAAGGACCCGAAGCGCCGCGAGTACGTCTTCGTGCTGGTGGACAAGACCCAAGACAAGATCATCGGCACCTCGATGATCTTCGGGCAGCTCGGGCGCCGCGAAGCGCCGTACATCTACCTCGACGTGATCGACGAGGAGCGGTACTCGCAGACCCTCGACAAGCACTTCAAGCACACGACGCTCTCCATCGGCTACTCGTACGACGGACCCACCGAGATCGGCGGGCTCGTGCTGCTCCCCGACTACCGGCGGGTGCCCGAGCGCCTCGGACAGTTCGTGTCGTACGTGCGCTTCTTGTTCATCAAAATGCACCGTGAGCTCTTCCGCGACGAGCTCCTCGCCGAGCTTCTCCCTCCCCTCGAGAAGGACGGCACGTCGCATCTGTGGGAGGCGCTCGGCCGGCACTTCACCGACATGACCTACGCCGACGCCGACCGACTCTCGAAGCGCAACAAGGAGTTCATCCGTGCGCTGTTCCCCGAGGGCACGCTGTACGCTTCGCTCCTGCCCAAGCTCGCGCAGGAGGTCATCGGGAAGGTGGGCGCGCAGACCCGCGGCGTCGAGAAGATGCTGCGGCGCATCGGATTTCGGTACGCCGAGCGGGTCGACCCGTTCGACGGTGGCCCCCATTTCACGGCCCTCACCGACGAGGTGACGCTCGTGCAGCGCACCGAAAAATCCCGCATTTCGAGGCTCGTACCGGCGAGCGAGCCCACGAAGACGCGCGCCCTCGTCGCGCGTCACCTGGAGTCGGCGCCGTACTTCCGCGCGGTGCTCTCGCCGGTGCGGGCGGGCCCCGGCGACGAGGAGTGCGAGATCGGGGCGCTCGCCGCCGAGCACCTGGAGCTCGCCGTGGGCGACGACGCGTGGGTGCTGCCCCTCGACTGA
- the grxD gene encoding Grx4 family monothiol glutaredoxin — protein MSLPEPVKAQIEAELAKSKVVLFMKGSKHFPQCGFSSQVVQILTTVGVPFETVNVLKDPAIRDGIKVYAEWPTIPQLYVDGQFVGGCDIVKDLYASGELGELLGAAPKEAPAPPTVTLSDTAKRAITSADDGSGDTLRLEVNAEFQYDLYFGPKETSDVETTASGVVVRMDRGTASRVNGLHIGWVEDQGGAFKIDNPNEPPRVRGLSVEGLQAMQTRGDAFELIDVRTDGERRTAKIEGARHLTEETESALLALPRDTVLVFHCHHGMRSRSAAEHFLREGFRKVWNLEGGIDAWSLKIDPSVARY, from the coding sequence ATGTCGCTCCCCGAACCCGTCAAGGCGCAGATCGAGGCCGAGCTCGCGAAGAGCAAGGTGGTGTTGTTCATGAAGGGCAGCAAGCACTTCCCTCAGTGCGGCTTCTCCTCGCAGGTCGTGCAGATCCTCACCACAGTGGGCGTGCCCTTCGAGACCGTGAACGTGCTGAAGGATCCTGCGATCCGGGACGGAATCAAGGTCTACGCGGAGTGGCCCACCATCCCGCAGCTCTACGTCGACGGGCAGTTCGTCGGCGGCTGCGACATCGTGAAGGACCTCTACGCGTCCGGCGAGCTCGGCGAGCTGCTAGGCGCGGCCCCGAAGGAGGCGCCCGCGCCCCCCACCGTCACCCTCTCTGACACCGCGAAGCGAGCGATCACCTCGGCCGACGACGGCTCGGGCGACACGCTCCGGCTCGAGGTGAACGCCGAGTTCCAGTACGACCTCTACTTCGGGCCGAAGGAGACGAGCGACGTCGAGACGACGGCGAGCGGCGTCGTCGTTCGCATGGATCGCGGCACCGCCTCCCGCGTGAACGGCCTCCACATCGGCTGGGTGGAAGACCAAGGCGGCGCCTTCAAGATCGACAACCCCAACGAGCCGCCGCGCGTGCGAGGGCTCTCGGTCGAGGGCCTCCAGGCGATGCAGACGCGCGGCGACGCGTTCGAGCTCATCGACGTGCGCACCGACGGAGAGCGCCGCACGGCGAAGATCGAGGGAGCCAGACACCTCACGGAGGAGACCGAGTCCGCGCTGCTCGCGCTGCCACGCGACACCGTGCTCGTGTTCCACTGCCACCACGGCATGCGCAGCCGGAGCGCGGCCGAGCACTTCCTCCGCGAGGGCTTCCGGAAGGTGTGGAACCTCGAGGGCGGCATCGACGCGTGGTCCCTGAAGATCGACCCGAGCGTGGCGAGGTATTGA
- a CDS encoding DUF938 domain-containing protein: protein MWGLDDRLSSPSVARNRDPILEVLAPLCSARRAAQAADAREEPVRVLELASGSGEHAVHFATHLPLVTWQPSDLDLASLASIDAWRLEARATNILPPLRLDATDTWRLPAIGDGARFDGLVCINMLHISPWEATVGLFENAERALARGAFVLLYGPYRQGGRHTAESNARFDASLRVRDPRWGVRCLDDVTAVAAARGFTRERVVEMPRDNLCVTFRSTGERDERDERPRGATEG, encoded by the coding sequence ATATGGGGCTTGGACGATCGCCTGAGCTCCCCCTCCGTCGCCCGAAATCGCGACCCGATCTTGGAGGTCCTGGCGCCGCTGTGCTCCGCGCGACGGGCGGCGCAGGCGGCAGACGCTCGCGAGGAGCCGGTGCGGGTGCTCGAGCTGGCGAGCGGCTCGGGCGAGCACGCCGTGCACTTCGCCACGCACCTGCCGCTCGTGACCTGGCAGCCGAGCGACCTCGACCTGGCGAGCCTCGCGAGCATCGACGCGTGGCGGCTCGAGGCCCGCGCGACCAACATCCTGCCGCCCCTGCGCCTCGACGCGACGGACACCTGGCGACTGCCCGCGATCGGCGACGGCGCGCGCTTCGACGGCCTCGTGTGCATCAACATGCTGCACATCAGCCCCTGGGAGGCCACGGTCGGGCTCTTCGAGAACGCCGAACGCGCCCTCGCCCGCGGCGCGTTCGTGCTCCTCTACGGGCCGTACCGCCAGGGGGGCCGGCACACGGCCGAGAGCAACGCGCGGTTCGACGCGAGCCTCCGCGTGCGCGATCCGCGCTGGGGCGTGCGCTGCCTCGACGACGTGACCGCGGTCGCCGCGGCCCGAGGCTTCACGCGCGAGCGCGTCGTCGAGATGCCGCGCGACAACCTCTGCGTGACGTTCAGGTCGACCGGCGAGCGCGACGAGCGCGACGAGCGCCCGCGCGGCGCCACGGAGGGGTGA
- the smpB gene encoding SsrA-binding protein SmpB, with the protein MAKTDKNPGEKLVVKNRRATFDYDIDDVFEAGIVLVGSEVKSMREGRVEIVDAFASVDRGEVWLKQLHIGPFERAAAFPHDIRRARKLLLHKNEIVRIERALTREGYTLIPLRLYLKEGRVKVEVGLARGKKLHDKRADMAKKTADREARAAIGRGRKGA; encoded by the coding sequence GTGGCCAAGACGGACAAGAACCCGGGCGAGAAGCTCGTCGTCAAGAACCGTCGCGCGACGTTCGACTACGACATCGACGACGTCTTCGAGGCGGGCATCGTACTCGTGGGCTCCGAGGTCAAATCGATGCGGGAGGGGCGCGTGGAGATCGTCGACGCGTTCGCCTCGGTCGACCGCGGCGAGGTGTGGCTGAAGCAGCTCCACATCGGGCCGTTCGAGCGCGCCGCTGCGTTCCCCCACGACATCCGACGCGCGCGAAAGCTGCTGCTCCACAAAAACGAGATCGTGCGAATCGAGCGCGCGCTCACGCGCGAGGGCTACACCCTCATCCCGCTCCGGCTCTACCTCAAGGAGGGACGGGTCAAGGTGGAGGTGGGCCTCGCGCGAGGCAAGAAGCTCCACGACAAGCGCGCCGACATGGCGAAGAAGACCGCCGACCGCGAGGCGCGGGCGGCCATCGGCCGCGGGAGGAAGGGCGCATGA
- a CDS encoding alpha/beta fold hydrolase, with protein sequence MVTRSAAPADEEGGAEELELRTADGVSLRATLREPPILAWPAPRGTLVLAHAAFARRVEWERPRGQGLAARLARRGYRTLAFDFRGHGDSPNGARGHGDSPSDGYDAFVRHDLPAVVACAKDRGGRVVVVGHSLGGHVALASQGLGLLGADAVLAVAANVWHPTFEPSLARQALKRGVATLMTGLTHGLGGFPARALRVGSDDARPSAVGAFLRTARDGSWRSDDARDDYLAALTRVDIPVCALLSEGDRLACLPESGRRFLARTRGPRASFVVGSTGGAPAPDHMALVTAHHAGPCHEAWEAALAWLEAELERAAS encoded by the coding sequence ATGGTGACCCGAAGCGCAGCGCCGGCCGACGAGGAGGGAGGGGCGGAGGAGCTGGAGCTCCGCACGGCCGACGGCGTGTCGCTGCGGGCGACGCTCCGCGAGCCGCCGATCCTCGCGTGGCCCGCGCCGCGGGGCACCCTGGTGCTCGCCCACGCCGCGTTCGCGCGGCGGGTCGAGTGGGAGCGGCCGCGGGGCCAGGGGCTCGCGGCCCGCCTCGCGCGGCGAGGCTATCGGACGCTCGCCTTCGACTTTCGCGGCCACGGCGACTCGCCGAACGGCGCGCGCGGCCACGGCGACTCGCCGAGCGACGGCTACGACGCCTTCGTGCGGCACGATCTGCCCGCCGTGGTCGCGTGCGCGAAGGACCGCGGCGGGCGCGTGGTGGTCGTGGGCCACTCGCTCGGCGGTCACGTCGCGCTCGCGTCGCAGGGGCTCGGGCTGCTCGGCGCCGACGCGGTGCTCGCGGTCGCGGCCAACGTGTGGCACCCCACCTTCGAGCCGTCCCTCGCGCGCCAGGCGCTGAAGCGCGGCGTTGCGACGCTCATGACCGGCCTCACGCACGGGCTCGGAGGCTTCCCCGCGCGCGCGCTCCGCGTCGGCAGCGACGACGCGCGCCCCTCGGCGGTCGGCGCCTTCCTGCGCACCGCGCGCGATGGCTCGTGGCGCAGCGACGACGCGCGCGACGACTACCTCGCCGCCCTCACGCGCGTGGACATCCCGGTGTGCGCGCTCCTCAGCGAGGGCGATCGCCTCGCCTGCCTCCCCGAGAGCGGCCGGCGCTTTCTTGCGCGGACGCGCGGCCCGCGCGCCTCGTTCGTCGTCGGTTCGACGGGCGGTGCCCCCGCGCCCGACCACATGGCGCTCGTGACGGCGCACCACGCGGGCCCGTGCCACGAAGCGTGGGAGGCCGCGCTCGCGTGGCTCGAGGCAGAGCTCGAGCGCGCGGCGTCGTAG
- a CDS encoding tetraacyldisaccharide 4'-kinase has product MTSRAHLERTARRRVEAWLDEGGVAGLALEALTSPLVLARSQRRVALPVRAPTVGVFGALLGGSGKTPVAVACVEHLCSLGVPTALVGHGYGGAATDAVHVSSSTSARLVGDEAVVAARVLAHVEGATVFVGPSRAHAAALAVAQGARALVLDGGRAAPRGARSLSVLARPPAPSRGLGPLALVLGARADATVVVGLPSAESLELVRGAWDLGALSGLRYGLATAIGRPTRVVEALASAGSAPRITLALGNHGVLAPADEARAAALGAIHRLDVWVATEKGPLLDVAALGGRPVALLRHRVGLPGTLRYRLAWLVAGAGAQ; this is encoded by the coding sequence GTGACGTCGCGCGCCCACCTCGAACGCACCGCCCGACGGCGGGTCGAAGCGTGGCTCGACGAGGGGGGCGTCGCAGGGCTCGCGCTCGAGGCGCTCACGTCGCCGCTGGTGCTCGCGCGGTCCCAGCGGCGCGTGGCGCTGCCGGTGCGCGCGCCCACGGTCGGGGTCTTCGGGGCCCTGCTCGGCGGCTCCGGCAAGACGCCGGTCGCCGTCGCCTGCGTGGAGCACCTCTGCAGCCTCGGCGTACCCACCGCCCTCGTCGGGCACGGCTACGGGGGCGCCGCCACGGACGCCGTCCACGTGTCGTCGAGCACCTCCGCGCGGCTCGTGGGCGACGAGGCGGTGGTCGCGGCGCGCGTCCTCGCGCACGTCGAGGGCGCGACCGTGTTCGTTGGGCCCAGTCGGGCGCACGCGGCGGCGCTCGCCGTCGCCCAAGGCGCGCGTGCGCTCGTGCTCGACGGTGGGCGCGCGGCGCCGCGCGGCGCGAGGAGCCTCTCGGTGCTCGCGCGTCCTCCCGCGCCCTCGCGGGGGCTCGGCCCGCTCGCGTTGGTCCTCGGCGCTCGCGCCGACGCGACCGTGGTCGTCGGGCTACCGTCGGCCGAGTCGCTCGAGCTCGTCCGCGGGGCCTGGGACCTCGGGGCGCTGTCTGGCTTGCGTTACGGGCTCGCCACCGCCATCGGCCGCCCGACGCGGGTCGTGGAGGCGCTCGCCTCTGCCGGGAGCGCCCCCCGCATCACCCTGGCGCTCGGCAACCACGGCGTCCTCGCGCCGGCCGATGAGGCGCGCGCGGCCGCGCTCGGCGCCATCCATCGGCTCGACGTGTGGGTCGCGACGGAGAAAGGACCGCTCCTCGACGTGGCGGCGCTCGGCGGGCGCCCCGTCGCCCTTCTCCGGCACCGGGTCGGTCTGCCCGGCACGTTGCGCTATCGCCTCGCGTGGCTCGTCGCCGGCGCCGGCGCCCAGTGA
- a CDS encoding NUDIX hydrolase, with the protein MHPRVKGPTIAPWSRVRTELVAEYRVFGVERHAIVDGAGQPRMNVNTFRMNDWCNVIAITPEDQLVLVWQYRFGTGAMSLEVPGGVIDPGETPLEAAVRELREESGYEAASIEPLTSVLPNPAMQGNVCHAFVAHGAVPSGAQQFDELEELEVVLVDLADVPALLDEGVIRHALVVSALETFLRRRRR; encoded by the coding sequence ATGCACCCGCGAGTCAAGGGCCCCACCATCGCTCCCTGGTCGCGCGTCCGCACGGAGCTCGTGGCGGAGTACCGCGTGTTCGGCGTCGAGCGCCACGCGATCGTCGACGGCGCGGGCCAGCCGCGCATGAACGTGAACACCTTCCGCATGAACGACTGGTGCAACGTGATCGCCATCACGCCCGAAGACCAGCTCGTCCTCGTTTGGCAGTACCGCTTCGGCACCGGCGCGATGAGCCTCGAGGTCCCAGGTGGCGTCATCGACCCCGGCGAGACCCCCCTCGAGGCCGCCGTGCGCGAGCTCCGCGAGGAGTCGGGGTACGAGGCCGCGTCGATCGAGCCGCTCACGTCCGTGCTCCCCAACCCGGCCATGCAGGGGAACGTGTGCCACGCGTTCGTGGCGCACGGCGCGGTGCCCTCCGGGGCGCAGCAGTTCGACGAGCTCGAGGAGCTCGAGGTCGTCCTCGTCGATCTCGCCGACGTCCCCGCGCTCCTCGACGAGGGGGTCATCCGGCACGCGCTCGTGGTCAGCGCGCTGGAGACGTTTCTTCGGCGCCGCCGACGCTGA
- a CDS encoding class I SAM-dependent methyltransferase, whose amino-acid sequence MGAADDARAGGARGFYDAIAGRYDRVYAARGREAGARLAEVAASLPARSRALVLGVGTGRELTSLLDAGHAPTGLDFSPRMLEHAGRRARPVPLVLADFWQPLPFPSGAFDACVALHGTLAHPPSKGAIASLAAELARVLRPGGVLVIEAPSPSWDAGGAPGEADDDGRAVARLDAEHSVAEDRVANVAVPFMTLAATSWEALLAPSFRARATDDGREIRVIASAVAPKPGA is encoded by the coding sequence GTGGGGGCGGCCGACGACGCACGCGCGGGAGGCGCGCGGGGGTTCTACGACGCGATCGCGGGTCGGTACGATCGCGTGTATGCTGCACGTGGACGCGAGGCGGGGGCGAGGCTCGCGGAGGTGGCGGCGTCGCTGCCGGCGCGCTCGCGGGCGCTCGTGCTCGGCGTCGGGACGGGCCGCGAGCTCACCTCGTTGCTCGACGCGGGCCACGCCCCTACGGGCCTCGACTTCTCTCCCCGCATGCTGGAGCACGCGGGGCGACGCGCGCGGCCGGTGCCCCTCGTGCTCGCCGATTTCTGGCAGCCGCTCCCGTTCCCGTCGGGCGCGTTCGACGCATGCGTCGCGCTCCACGGCACGCTCGCACACCCGCCGAGCAAGGGAGCCATCGCCTCGCTCGCCGCTGAGCTGGCTCGCGTGCTGCGCCCCGGCGGGGTGCTGGTGATCGAGGCGCCGAGCCCCTCGTGGGACGCCGGCGGGGCCCCAGGCGAGGCCGACGACGACGGGCGGGCGGTCGCGCGCTTGGACGCCGAACACTCGGTGGCGGAGGACCGCGTCGCGAACGTGGCCGTGCCCTTCATGACGCTCGCCGCGACGAGCTGGGAGGCCCTCCTCGCGCCGTCGTTCCGCGCACGAGCCACCGACGACGGGCGCGAGATCCGAGTGATCGCGAGCGCGGTGGCGCCTAAGCCGGGCGCTTGA